Proteins found in one Litoribacterium kuwaitense genomic segment:
- a CDS encoding helix-turn-helix domain-containing protein, whose amino-acid sequence MLVNKAYKFRIYPNKEQEILIAKTIG is encoded by the coding sequence ATGTTGGTCAACAAAGCATACAAATTTCGTATTTACCCAAACAAAGAACAAGAAATCTTAATCGCAAAGACGATTGGTTG